In Paenibacillus sonchi, a single genomic region encodes these proteins:
- a CDS encoding zinc metallopeptidase, translating into MMPLMYLLVIIAFLFSLWAQFRVKGNFNKWAKVANTSGMTGYDAARRMLDANGLGDVPIEPVRGALSDHYDPIHRVVRLSEPVYYERSIAAISVACHEVGHAIQHKVHYPMLTLRHRMFPVVNIASGVAPFMLLAGFLFSSFNLIGLGIIFFSAAVAFQLVTLPVEFNASNRARQVMVEQGYIRNEEERGVAKVLNAAALTYVAAALVSLLELLRLITMFLGNRD; encoded by the coding sequence ATGATGCCATTGATGTACCTGTTGGTAATAATCGCTTTTCTATTTTCATTGTGGGCACAATTTCGGGTGAAGGGCAATTTCAATAAATGGGCCAAGGTAGCCAATACCAGCGGAATGACCGGCTATGATGCGGCGCGGCGGATGCTCGACGCCAACGGTCTGGGGGATGTGCCGATTGAGCCCGTCCGCGGCGCTCTTTCCGACCACTACGACCCTATTCACCGGGTCGTGCGTTTGTCAGAGCCGGTATATTACGAACGTTCCATCGCAGCCATCTCTGTAGCGTGCCATGAGGTTGGCCACGCGATCCAGCACAAAGTTCATTATCCGATGCTTACGCTGCGCCACCGGATGTTCCCGGTAGTCAATATCGCTTCGGGTGTCGCACCTTTTATGCTGCTGGCAGGTTTCCTATTCAGCTCTTTTAACCTGATCGGCCTCGGCATCATCTTCTTTTCAGCTGCCGTTGCCTTCCAGCTCGTAACGCTCCCCGTAGAATTCAACGCCAGCAACCGGGCGCGTCAGGTCATGGTTGAGCAAGGGTATATCCGCAACGAAGAAGAACGCGGTGTGGCGAAGGTGCTGAATGCGGCAGCCCTGACTTACGTAGCCGCAGCTCTGGTCTCCTTGCTTGAGCTGCTGCGTCTGATCACCATGTTCCTCGGAAACCGCGACTAA
- a CDS encoding MerR family transcriptional regulator, which yields MTLYRIGELAKAAHTSERTIDYYTKLGLIAPESRSVKNYRLYSHETLVALERINQLKQEKYTLDEIKSMMSKWNAATSENDVSDRLAELELQMQRLEREVKALEPVISGLKPVQARRALAALLPQGVACMEAIKLLLTQGPPM from the coding sequence ATGACCCTTTACCGGATTGGCGAACTGGCCAAAGCCGCCCATACCAGCGAACGGACCATTGATTATTATACGAAGCTGGGATTGATTGCACCGGAATCAAGAAGTGTTAAAAATTACCGGTTGTACAGCCATGAAACCCTTGTCGCTTTGGAGCGTATTAATCAACTAAAGCAAGAGAAATATACATTGGATGAGATCAAATCCATGATGAGCAAGTGGAATGCAGCCACCTCCGAAAATGACGTTTCGGACAGATTAGCGGAGCTAGAGCTGCAAATGCAGCGGTTGGAGCGTGAGGTGAAGGCGCTTGAACCTGTCATCAGCGGTTTGAAGCCCGTTCAGGCCAGACGTGCACTGGCCGCGCTTCTTCCACAAGGAGTTGCCTGCATGGAAGCAATCAAGCTCCTGCTCACGCAAGGTCCGCCAATGTAA